TCTTCGGTAGCTCCTCAGACATAGCTACAAACCGTGACAAAATTATTAGTTCAACATGTAAAGGTTTCAATATCATCACACAAATAATAATGTATAAGATGTTTAACCAATCCGTGAAACAAAATTAGTTTAAGAAACACGccaaatcatttaaaaaaaaatcaagctttaatggaaGAACACTTCGATTTCGTTTAATATGAGAATCTATAGATGTAATCCAATACCTTCTGTGAAGAATTGTGAGATTGAGAGGCGAAATTGATGGAAGAACACTTCGAAAATCGATTTGACCCGACGAAGAGGAAGAACGATTCGCAGCCGTTGTGTCTTCAGTGAGATCGAAAAGGATGGTGACGGAGACGAGAGTAGAGACCACGGGCTGATGAAACACCGACGAAGAACAGAGCTTCTCACCGTTGAACCCTAAATCGCCGTGGGAGAGCGACGAGTCTACGACGGAGAAGACAAGGAGAAAGGGGAATTAGGTTTGCGGCATCCCGCGTCTCCTTTTTTCccatttagtgtttttttttattttttaatttttatggattttaattttaacattaaaatttattacgaaaattattataatttataatttaaattcaacaTAATTGGTAAATTAAGGGTACTTTGGTATTTTACAAGATCTAAAATcctattttcctaaaatatctTCTAGAAATCCTAATGTGACAAATCCAAGTTCAAAGTGTCCTATTTATCCAATTTTCCCTTAAATAAAATACTCCAtatgtttcattataagtgtcgttttaggtttcTTCACAcggattaaggaaacaattaattttatatatttcttatataaaaacactattacctatacacctaaccatattataaccaatagaaaaataaattttacataaaattaataaagtttgcattgaaaataaaaaacgacacttattttgtaacgaaaaaaattctctaaagcgacacttaatatgaaacggagggagtaatactTTTGAAGGAAAaagcattgtttttttttaaatcatctttCAGTTTCTTCATCAGACAATGAGATAATATAAAATGTATGAGTGATCGGGAGAATTTTgtatgttatataattttttttgggaaaatgtattattattttcagaaaagaatgtctaaattaattttcttttcaatttgttttgtgaggttatatatataaatacaagtatatattttaaatttttttaaatattttcttttttatttgtttagagaaaatataaaaacagtaaaatttaattagtttaaatataaaaatcagtatatttataaatatctgTAAATATTTCTCTTTTCTTATTTATGGGCATTTGTAGAAAAAGGTaacttaattaaattttttactagatattaaaataaaagtaaatttaatgGAAACTTCTAGGAAAATTAAATTATAGAATAATAATCTTCtagatatatacataataaagtGATAAGTTTCCAAATTTCGATTGTTTCTATCTTATACAtatacatttttgtttcttaattaaaaacattccCTTTGATTTTTTTCCTTAAGAAAAAGAGCTAAACCGACTATAGGGCGACCTCCAAGACCAAGAAAGAAgtagtgtatatatatgtgcatGTATTAATGTGTGCTcacacaaaataaacaaaacccCTAAAGACGGTGATGGATAACataaagatgaaagaaaaagtTGGCAAATCACAAATCGCAGATCTCGCTATCCAAGAGACAAAtccaaagaagaaacaaaaactttGTGCATCACAAGTAACCTCAAGTCCTTCCCTATCAAAGATTGATTTGGCAGAAGCGATGAAGAAGCAAAACGACGTATCTATGTTCCTCGCGGGGAAAGTAATCTCAGCCCTAGCCAAAACCTCTAACTTGGTCTTTTCACCGGCATCAATAAACGCCGTGCTCATCATGGCGGCTAATAggccagaagaagaagaaacactaAGATCCTTCATCCTCTCCTTTCTTAGGTCTTCCTCAACCGACGAGCTCAACGCTGTGTTCGGTGAGATCTGTTCTGTGGTTCTAGCAGACGGCAGTGCGAGCGGTGGCCCTAAAATCGCAGCAGTCAATGGAGTCTGGATCGATCAATCACTCTCGGTTGATTCCTCGTGGAAGGATCTCTTAGTAAACTTCTTCAAAGCTGAATTCGCTCAAGTTGACTTCAGTACCAAGGTACTtttagtatttataatttttgggATTTTCTATAGGGTTTTGATTATTTCTGAAACATATATAATCTCCGTCCGGttgatgatttaaattttttgttaatttttttgggATTCTCTATGCATTTTTGGGAGAATTTCAAGGCagttgttttgtttgattttgataattttatagcGATATACACTTCTTTGTTAATGATTGACGATTTTGCTGTTTTGAAGGCGGAAATAGTGCGGAAGGAGGTGAATGCGTGGGCTTCACGTCACACAAATAATCTCATCCAAGATCTTCTTCCTCGACGATCCGTGACAAGCCAAACCGAATGGATTTATGGAAATGCATTGTACTTCAAAGGAGCTTGGAAAAAGAAGTTTGATAAGTGTCTGACTAAGCACAAACCATTTCACCTTGTCAATGGCGAATCGGTCTCTGTGCCTTTCATGAGAAGCCATAAGAACCAATATGTAAAGGCTTATGATGATTTCAAGGTCCTGAGGCTCGGTTATCAACAAGGCCGTGATGATGCCGACCGCCAATTCTCAATGTACTTCTATCTACCTGACAAAAGAGATGGACTGGATAATCTTTTGAAGAGATTGACATCTACTCATGGATTTTTGGACCGTCACATACCGAGATACAAAGATCGAGTTGGTGAATTCAGAATTCCAAAATTTAAGATCGAATTTGGGTTTGAAGCTTCAAATgcttttgatgattttgagctAAATGTGTCATTGTACCAAAAAGCTTTCATTGAGATCGATGAAGTAGGTACTGAAGCTGCAGCTGCAACTGCCTGCTGCGGAGGTGGTGGCCGTCCGAAGTTGATAGATTTCGTGGCAGATCAtccatttcttttcttgatTAGAGAAGACCGAACCGGAACTGTTTTATTTGTTGGTCAAATCTTCGATCCTTCCAAATCTGATTAGGTCTTGTATTAATTTTGCTGTTTCTAGGTTTGggttttaatttattgttgTTTAGCCGAGTTTTTTGAAATGTTCATGATTTTAATTCACTTAGATTTGGTTCTCCTCGACTAAGTAATATTCTGAATCATTTCTTCACATGCAGTATCTTCATGATTTATTCGGTGTTAGCGGTCTTGGGTCAAGGGTTTTACAAAAAGATCATAGACCCTTACATTAGTTGAGGATTAATTTCCAAGCATCCTTTGATTATCTCTTGCAACAGATGAGTCACGATCTCTACTAGAAATCcaacatatgatttttttgtaaaatttgcaCAAAGTTACTTTACCGTATATATTAAACGATTTATCAAAATGAATTACAGGATTTGTATGATTTGAAACGCACTAAATGTTCCTATACTTTTGTAAAAAAAGGGTTGAATTACAGTATTAGTAAATAACACAAGTATGAAACTTTCGATTATAACAATTTCagaataaaaaaagagaataatatcatacattattatatatacttacaaaaaacaaatgtaatatgatatatattgtattaaaacaaaatacaaagaagaataacacataaattaaacaattagcaccacaaagttttttttggtaaaataaaaagatgttTTCACCTTTTTGCATGAAATCCAAATGTTGTAAATAGTTCTTCCCAGCGCGAATGAATCCAGGTGGCGATAGTTACAGCCGCAATCCCTTTACCACTGGGTCAACTCGTCAACTCGACGTCGGTGCACCACAAAGTTAAGCAATTGATTCGATTAGACAATACAAACAACATGAAGCAAGAAAAACCActaacaataaaaattataaactgaGTACAATTAAATAATTCAGTGGATTTGTTTGAGAGAAAATCTGCAGCAAGGAGAATGTTGAAGCAAGGTGGGATTTATATGAACAATGTGAACGTTGATGATGAGAATAAGAGCTTGAGTTATTGTTGAAGGAAAATGCATTGTTCTCTCTGCAGGCAAGGAGAACAAAGTGGTCGTTAGAATTTCCTGACTTTTTCTTATGATGAGTCTTatagattaaaatttatattcttaaaattGTTTCGTTAAGCCGCTTTATTCAGTCGTCGATAAATACTACACAGCAaggagagaacaaagaaaaaaacaaacaaataccatcccaataaacatgaaaatcctataatttaagatttgttttatacatttctATTGGGAAATCGATTGGGGTCAAGGGATTGGTTTTGTCAATGGAGTGATGAAATCATGATTAATATACATAATTACACaactaaattatatttacaaatcaGAAACTCTGGTGAGGAACTGAAGTTGCCGAAGGAGAGGACTAAGAGTCTCCATTAGCTTCTCACAAGGATGATTGTGAACACCTTCGTAGGTTGTTACGACAACTTTTGGATCTTTTGCCAACCTTTGCACTTGTTTCTTCACGTTGCATGTATGGTACGTGCATCTGTAATAGCTCCTGCAATTTATTACGTAGCAAAcacaaatgaataataaatcTGTTACCTATATGATATTGTTAGCTACGAAGCTACCATGCCAGGTTATTCTATATGTTATGCTGTTTTTTAGGTATAGTGGAATATATATGTTATCTGCtaagtttttgaatttttaaaactcattcctacatatactttttaaaaataaaacctaTACAAAAGGTTTGAATCAATCTGTTTTGCTGGGGATGAAGCCTATACATAACACTCTAGTTCAAAGACACGAGCAGTAACCTAGCCTAAATCAACCGGACTAACACAATTTGAATTCGATCGTTATAGGTTGTTAAGCTAATGTTTCCAACCAAGATAGACACGTGACCAAGTGTGTGTGAATATATTATCTTTGGTCTATTTCGAAATCTACTTTTAAGATgtcaaatatgtttttaaacacgtcataaatgtatatatatttagatgtaATTAAAAGAAGAACCTGGGATGAGCATTGTTTTTGACAGATTTTTGACCGTATTTTCTCCACCGATAACCATCATCAAGAACATCATCATCGCTCCTCGTATGAAACGCAATTCTCTGCAAGGCCGACGATCTCTTGCCTTTCCCTTTATTATTGTGATCATTTAATCCTTCCATCTCCATcgcctctcctcctcctccgccttgAAAGTTCTCTGGCTGAGAAGACATATGAAAACTCGCTGGAGAACAAGAAGATGTGCCCATATCGCCGGAAAACATTAAGGAAGGAACCATCATCATTAACTGTTTGCcgttaaaagaagaaaaagggtTGTTTTCGCCTTCTTCTAGTGTTAACATGGAGTGTGTGTTGTCTATCCCTTCCATTTGTTTTTGAAGCTTCCTCTATCTAGATTTATCTCTTTCTCACGCTATATGCAAGTTTGTTTATGTATATGTTTGGGGAtatcaagaagaaggagaagagaagaagaaaggtgatAAGGATATTTGTagggaagaaagaagaagaatgagagTAAAAGGGTATATAACATCGAGGCCAACTATATTCACCTAACTTTTTGTTCAACTGCCTTAGCAAGCTTTTGatcaatattattatttggATTCATATATTACCCTATAATGTATGTAATATACCAAATTAATTAGTGGAAAGTTAAATAGTATATATCTGTATTAAGAAAAAGGAACATAAATCAACTTTGATAAATAGTGGTATAAATTGATTACTATATCAAAGTTTTAACGTGCGTCTCATAAAAACCAATCAAACACATCCGCTTATATATGCTAGTGGTCAACGTTCTTGTTGATGTCTTCCCATGACAAAGGGAACGTTTTGTAATGGCTTCTTTGTCCTTTTGGATATAGCATGTATATAGATTCACATTCCCTTTTTGGTATCGTTTATGCGTTCTGAAATTTATATATAGGAActgacatatatataatatatatatatatatatactaagtttgtttttttggttaaatacatatatactaaagtttatttcatatatgaaatatatagtTTAGGTTTATCAAACTAGTACTAGACATGATGAAGTCGCTTAAAGTGTTGGGGCATTAAATATGGATAAACGAACTTAAGCAGATTATCGTGGTTGTAGTTGTTAGGAatcgaatatataaaaataaaaataaattagcataaataaaagaaaaaaacactaGCAAAACTACTGCACGCACGTGGAAGCTTCTCGTAATAGTTCATATCAGGACCgtctcaaattaattttaagtcttgttcaaatttttttttaatcgtacattttatcaagtaattttaaaatttaataattttgtccgatttttttaattataagttataaatttagcattatatctaaaattttaaagtttcttaCCATAagttatctatatattttgaaaaatccttcaatcttttatttttatatttcagggTCCTATTCGACTGTTCTACTTGTGTGTGCTGTTAGACAACTCTGGttcatataataaatcaaatgttaatagatctttttttgtcaacaaatgtTAATAGATCTAGCGTTTTAACTTGTGTCTTCGCAAAATTTCGGTTCAACTTATTGCTACACATACATCAATATGCATATCTTAGATCAACTGAAATTCACTtgatctcaaaaaaaaaaaatcactgctacatatatttacttttatatatGTAGCTTCACGTTTTATATTGCAGAATAGATACAAGCGCAATCAATTTTACAAGTTTGGATTATGCATATTAAATTTAACCACAGCAAAAACTTTAGATTATATACCGGATGCATGTCGGTTTCCTCTGATTGATACGACATACAGTCTAAAAGCACagtttgtgattatatatagggttttagtaattaaacccctcaactaagatgaatcgtaaattttttttttttaaaatcccgTGAAATAAACCTTCAACTTTAATTCTGTTAACTTATGTTGCACTCCGTCTAAAAAAAATGTGACGGAGGGTTATATACAttaacggtttataagttgagggtttataatattgaaaacttagttgagagttttttttacgattcaaaaatagttgagggattttatcactaaaagtcattaattattttaaaatatttattatcatttataattttttt
The nucleotide sequence above comes from Brassica napus cultivar Da-Ae chromosome A9, Da-Ae, whole genome shotgun sequence. Encoded proteins:
- the LOC106364252 gene encoding serpin-Z2-like is translated as MDNIKMKEKVGKSQIADLAIQETNPKKKQKLCASQVTSSPSLSKIDLAEAMKKQNDVSMFLAGKVISALAKTSNLVFSPASINAVLIMAANRPEEEETLRSFILSFLRSSSTDELNAVFGEICSVVLADGSASGGPKIAAVNGVWIDQSLSVDSSWKDLLVNFFKAEFAQVDFSTKAEIVRKEVNAWASRHTNNLIQDLLPRRSVTSQTEWIYGNALYFKGAWKKKFDKCLTKHKPFHLVNGESVSVPFMRSHKNQYVKAYDDFKVLRLGYQQGRDDADRQFSMYFYLPDKRDGLDNLLKRLTSTHGFLDRHIPRYKDRVGEFRIPKFKIEFGFEASNAFDDFELNVSLYQKAFIEIDEVGTEAAAATACCGGGGRPKLIDFVADHPFLFLIREDRTGTVLFVGQIFDPSKSD
- the LOC106364253 gene encoding probable WRKY transcription factor 56, translating into MEGIDNTHSMLTLEEGENNPFSSFNGKQLMMMVPSLMFSGDMGTSSCSPASFHMSSQPENFQGGGGGEAMEMEGLNDHNNKGKGKRSSALQRIAFHTRSDDDVLDDGYRWRKYGQKSVKNNAHPRSYYRCTYHTCNVKKQVQRLAKDPKVVVTTYEGVHNHPCEKLMETLSPLLRQLQFLTRVSDL